One region of Cobetia sp. cqz5-12 genomic DNA includes:
- a CDS encoding Spy/CpxP family protein refolding chaperone translates to MNRISRKLIVSGLLTALALPMTAMASSNDKHHDGADRKEGLDKILASWHLSDEQQQQLDALKQQQMESRKQLKEQKFDSREARRDAIQAQREEHKAALAEILDENQVKVLEAYWAAGKPMHGKHDGKRHGEGKHADEHGGERGGKHMADDGKQRMQLMGALFDSWDLDDDQRSALKDSFKSMRDDMASLKEKDFDSREARKAAFEELRKTQHDRLAKVLSEDQIKVLDLMHQRDKRGPKMADRQQREGMKALLASWNLSDDQMQALKEVRKEMRDEMHDSMKEMHDDMRDAMQDADTKQERVAARQEMRKEMKEQRLELREEGREKLADVLSAEQLDALEAFMANGMRHHAGKHHGGMKGDMKGGDMQRGPMHDDDPSEDA, encoded by the coding sequence ATGAACCGCATTTCTCGCAAGCTCATCGTTTCCGGTCTGCTGACCGCCCTGGCACTGCCGATGACCGCCATGGCCTCAAGCAACGACAAGCACCATGACGGCGCCGACCGCAAGGAAGGCCTCGACAAGATTCTCGCCAGCTGGCATCTCAGCGATGAACAGCAGCAACAGCTCGACGCACTCAAGCAACAGCAGATGGAAAGCCGCAAGCAGCTCAAGGAGCAAAAGTTCGACTCCCGCGAAGCGCGCCGCGACGCCATCCAGGCACAGCGTGAAGAACACAAGGCCGCGCTGGCAGAGATTCTCGACGAGAATCAGGTCAAGGTGCTCGAAGCCTACTGGGCTGCCGGCAAGCCGATGCACGGCAAGCATGACGGTAAACGTCACGGCGAAGGCAAGCATGCCGACGAGCATGGCGGCGAACGCGGCGGCAAGCACATGGCCGACGACGGCAAGCAGCGCATGCAGCTGATGGGTGCCCTGTTCGACAGCTGGGACCTGGATGATGACCAGCGCAGCGCCCTCAAGGACTCCTTCAAGTCCATGCGCGACGACATGGCGTCACTCAAGGAGAAGGACTTCGACTCGCGTGAAGCGCGCAAGGCCGCCTTCGAGGAACTGCGCAAGACCCAGCACGATCGTCTGGCCAAGGTGCTCAGCGAAGACCAGATCAAGGTGCTGGACCTGATGCACCAGCGTGACAAGCGCGGTCCGAAGATGGCCGACCGTCAGCAGCGCGAAGGCATGAAGGCGCTGCTGGCCAGCTGGAACCTGAGCGATGACCAGATGCAGGCGCTCAAGGAAGTCCGCAAGGAAATGCGTGACGAGATGCATGACAGCATGAAAGAGATGCACGACGACATGCGTGATGCCATGCAGGACGCCGACACCAAGCAGGAGCGTGTCGCCGCCCGCCAGGAAATGCGCAAGGAAATGAAGGAGCAGCGCCTGGAGCTGCGTGAGGAAGGCCGCGAGAAACTCGCAGATGTGCTGTCCGCCGAGCAGCTCGATGCGCTGGAAGCCTTCATGGCCAATGGCATGCGCCATCACGCTGGCAAGCATCATGGTGGCATGAAGGGTGACATGAAGGGCGGCGACATGCAGCGCGGCCCGATGCATGACGACGACCCGTCTGAAGATGCCTGA